ggaaagtattcagccaggAGCTTGGTgacaatggtgttccacaaggattggtgctgggacctctgctctttgtgatttttataaatgacttggatgagggagtggaagggtgtgttaaaaaattctcaaggtcaggttcgtaggagagtagtctgacatttcaccacattccattgcttggcccaatacatgtgttacattatgattcacacatgtattgggacataattctACACCAcaaagggtgggttagtaggtttgctgatgacatgggggttggtggagttgtggataatgtggagggctgttgtaggttgcaatgagacattgacaggatgcatacCTAgattgataagtggcagatggagttcaacctggaaaggtGTGGTGTTTCACtttagaaggtcaaatttgaatgcagaatatagggttaaacgcaggattcttggcagtgtggaggaacagactgATCTTGGTCTCTATGTCCATAGATccgtcaaagttgccactcaagttgttagggttgctaagaaggtgcctggtgtgttgactttcattagcaggggattgagtttaagagccatgaggttatgctgcagctataaacagccctggttagaccacacttggaatattgtgttcagttctggtcacctcattataggaaagatgtggaagctttagagaaggtgcaaaggcgATTGACCagaatgctacctggactggagggcatgcttTATGAAGAAACACTGAGGGagatagggcttttctcattggagcaaagaaggatgagaggtgacttgatagaggtgtacaagatgttgagaggcatagatagagtagaaagccaaagactttttcccagggtagaaatgtttatcacgagggagcataattttaaggtgattagaggaaggtttagaggagatgtcagaggcaggttctttacacagagagtggtgggtgcatggaatgcactgccagcagtggtagtagaatcagttATATtcaggacatttaagtgactcttgcaTAGGCTCAATGAAGGGTATatagattagtctgatcttagaggaggataaaaggtcagcataacatcgagggctgaagggcctgtactaagctgcactgttcaatgttctataagCTGCTTCACTTTTTGTCTGTGCTAACCAGCATGGCACAGCTGAAATTCTGTGAGAATCCAAGAAGGCGCAATGTAGTGAGTGTTAAGAGAGCAAGAGAGGAACCTTCAGATTACCTTGGACGAATCAAGAGAAGGGGACCCATTCCTGTGTGCAAAGACACCTGACAGTATTTATAATGAAAGGGACAGTGTGCtctaaagtgcagcattgaagtggacAACTGTACTGTAAGTGggtcagagatgtgccataaCGACTCTTTGAAGCTGGTACGTGTCTTACGTTAATGCCCATGGATAGGGGTTGTCAATGGTTGATGCCTATGAAGTGTACTGAGATGTTAGTGACTGCTGTCCAAAATGGAGGACCCAGAGGACCAAGCAATAAACCAGTCACCAGATAAGTGCTCTGACTTTTATGTCAGGGATTGTGACAATCCTGTTTCTATCCAActggtgggagaatgggaaactacaTATCAATGTGGAATGATTAGCTAATAATCATCCATTCATTCAGTGAGATTGTTGGTCTTGCTGTTCAACAAATGATTAGAGAATCAGACTTTTTCCCTCTCAATGCTGAGAATCTAATTTCTGCTGATCACACACGATTGTCCCAACTGACTTGTCAATACCTACATTATTCAGAGCTGACAAGATTCTCCCCAATTATATTAACTTGTATTTACTGCTTACACATCATTCTTCAagtttattaatttttaaaaagctacaaTTTTCACGTTATTAACTGGATACACCCTCTTCCAATTTGAAATCTTCTGCAAATATGTAAATAGCAATCTCTTCCAGAATACACATCATTCAAGAAAATTATGAATATCAGTGGTACTAGCACTgtttcctggggaaaaaaaaacttttgccaTCTGTTGCCAGACTGAGCAGCTAAAATTAATCttactttttttgttgttttatagTCATCTTGCAGAATGGTTTGAATCCACAACCAGGGCTTGAATAGACAACCATTGTGAATAGCTTAGTGCAATAATGAGAAAGTCTGTCCTTCAAGTAAACAATAAAATTTATATTTACATCATGTCTTTCATGGGTCCAGATATCCCAAAATTCATTACTggcaattcaattttttttggaaTGCAGTAATTGTAATACACAAAATGAAGCAGCTAATTTGTATATAGCAAGATACTGCTTTCAATGGTGTGATAAATATTAGTTTTAGTTTGGGGAATAATGACACAACAATTAATTTAAAGGATAATCTCAACTAAActaataaaaggttaataaaataataattaaacCAAGACATTCTTCTGAATGCTCCTGAGATAGACAATTCTTTTCATCAGTAAAAGGATTCAAGATTTTTGGGGGAAAGGCAGAAAAGCGGAGTTGAGGATTACAGATCGGATCTGATCTCACTGATGGCcgagtagatttgatgggcccAACAGCCTACTTCTGGTCCTAGGTTTTATGGCCTTTCAGGAGGGAAAGTTAATCATACCGGGCTGGGGAAATAACATTACCCTGGAAAACGTTTAGGACACAAAGGTAAACGAAGGTCTCTTGCTCCGACCGACCAACCTCAAGTCTTGACTTTTAGTTTGAATTGAGAAGTCTTCACTTGAATGAGTTACATCTTGGTACCAACTTTTACAGTGTTCCTTTAAAATGTATTCTTGGCAGGTGGATGACAATATCAAGACAACACCCAGTGCCAACCCTTAATTATCCCGTGGCAGATTTAACGTAATCAATTAAATCTACGATTCTATCTGTCTGTACCGCCGTTCGAATGATCATTAAAGATCGTAATGACATTGCGGAGACCACAATCCTGACCCTGAAGCGGAGGAGCCggggttggactgggatggacaaagttaaaaatctcacaataccgGGTTATATAAACCCTGTggcctatgatcctgtcccactagctccctgatgaaggagcggcgctccgaaagctagtgcttccaaataaacctgttgggctataacctggtgttgtgtgatttttaacacttctGACCAACATTCCTcatttaaccaaaaaaaaacaaactcactGACATTTTGCTGCGTGTGCCCTCTCGCTGTGCACAAATGTTGCCTTTAGAACAGAAGTATTTCAATCAACTTCATTGTATGGGGATGTTAGAGAGGTCAGATAGAAGCTGTATAAATGGAAACTTTCACCTTTCAGATCGCCACCTTGTTCCCAGATACAGCATAGCCCCGGAATAGGCGCCAGGCGGCGCAGTAATCCACACGGAAAAGATTAACAGCATCCAAACTGTACAAGGTTAAATTCCATTGTCTAACCAATGGCTGAAAATGTTACATTCCTCTCGAATGCCTTTTGTTTTAAGAATAACATTTGCTGCAATTTCAAAGAATGTCTCTAAGAAAAGCAACACTGGGTGGGGCTGGTGGGGAATAAATTGAAGTTggacttttttcaagatgtcccaGAACTTACCTCCTTCACTAATTTCCCAACATCGGCAGAGCCCCTGTTGCAAATGTGTAAAAGGAGAGCGCAGGAGAACCCTAGAACGGTTAGAAATCGAACCTCAAAGAGAATTAGAGTTTGGGAATTAAACTTATCTTAATGATTGGAGCAGGCGAAAAACATAAGCAGTGAAAGCTACCGGAGCACCGTTATTTTGAATACTTAATTTCAGTTCCTTAAGAGTTTAACAAGCAACAAGAAGAGAAAAGTTTCCAACAGGGCGCCAGTGATAATGCAGGCGGCTCGCGGGAGCGTCTATTGATCAAACACAGGATTAATTCGGGAATAATGCGAATTAACATCATGAACATAACTCAAACGGAGATTTAGTCATTAGCATTTCGTTACGGGGGATTGTTTTTCAACTCGGTAGCTCCTGATTGCACCAATTTAAAACCATCACTTTCTCTGCAACTGACCAGGCAATGCGTTTAAAACATCAAGGTAACTGCAAATCCATGAAGTCGACATACAAAAATTACCCTTCCTTTTTGTTTGTTACCAAATCGCCATTTCCTCCCGATGTAACCAGCGCCGAGCACCGTTAATTTGCAAATCTCGTTACATGAACCGTTTTGAATTCCACTAGATATCCTTTAAGATCAACTTTGtgctttggagaaaaaaaaatgggagTAGATCCGCAGGCTGATTTTATACAGATGTTAGTGGGTGTTTTCTGCATCGTTTGCCAACAGAATACTCCCACTCATTAGAGAGAATGTGGCCCAATCAGTTCTGAGCTTCCCCAGGATGTGGGCCCTCTCACGGATCTTGAAAGCTCAAACCCCCCACGAAACCAGTGAAAGGTAGCAAGAAGAATTAGGAGCACTGGGACTAAAGTGGCTAAGGCACTTCTgtaagttttgtttatttttacaaaTTCGTAGTTTCTGTTGACAGagaacttctctctctctctccctctcccttctccTTGACGTTGACGCCAGCTCTTTCAGAGTTTGGTGGCTCGCAACATGCAGGAGGATTCCAACTCTCCGTTCTCTCCCGTGGACAGCTCAAGCAACAGCGAGGGAGAGCAGGACTCACAGCAGAAACGAATCGGCAGGAAGCGGCGCTCAGGCCAAAGGGCTCACAGGCCCAGCACTGGGAAGAAGGGGATGAAGATCTCTCCCCTCGCCCAGAGTCTGGAAGATATTCAAACCCAGAGGGTCGTGGCGAATGTGAGGGAACGCCAGAGGACACAGTCTCTGAACGACGCCTTTGCCACGCTGCGGAAAATCATCCCGACTCTGCCCTCGGACAAACTCAGCAAAATCCAGATCCTGAAGCTAGCTGCCAGGTACATCGACTTCCTGTACCAGGTGCTGCAGAATGACGAGCTGGACAGTAAGGTGACGAGCTGCAATTACCTCTCACACGAGAGACTCAGCTACGCGTTTTCTGTCTGGCGGATGGAGGAGTCGTGGCCCTTGTCTGCTGGACCTTAGCATTTGCTGCTGAGCAGGTAACTGGCAGGGCCCTTTGGCCACCGAGATCCCTTGAACAGGGTCGGCTGTACAAACCCAGATAGGCAGCTGTACAAATGCTGACACCCTTCTGCAATGTGGACCTAACGCTAACCCGCCTTTTCCATCTCAGCTGCCATTTGAGGCTgaatccttttctttccttccctctgTCTTCCGCCAATGTGTGTATTTTCCTTCACTCTCAGGATTTGCACCCCCGCCCTAACCATGACCGCGTAACATTGAAATCTCTCCCCCCTGTCCCGAAGTATTTCCTCAGCGGCTGTAGCATGGAAGAAAGGTTAAGCCAACACTGGGGAGGGGTGCTCCCATTTCTTCCTGACATTCCAAATGCTCAAGTGTGGATGTTCACAGGCCCTGTGcatccaattctctctctctcacacacacacacccaaccccactgctcacgCACTCACAAAACCTTCGAGTTCAAGTCAATGCATTTTATAAAATCCTGTGCTTACTTCTCTGATTTCGATCAATAATGGCCTTTGGACGAGATTCACGCTGATCTTTGGTTTTTATTTGCATGGAGTTTGTAAATAATCGTAAAAAAGTATTGTTGATTTTCTATTACTGATCTGGGAATCTACAAAGGCACCCAGTCCCGGGCTGGGAAGCTACAATTTACTTCAAgtattttttcccccatttccAAATGATCCAAATTATTCTTCCATTTGATTTACAGGCACAATATTATGCGACGTGGAATTTCTACACCACTGCACCAAGAGCATTTTAAAGTCGGCCTCGTGTTAGCAAAAGTCAAGAGCACTTAAATACCATGCTGGGGCGATGGACATGAAGATACCTTGGACTAAACTGGGACATCAGACGACAATAGTCTGTGGatccatttttaaatatttatttgcatGTCTCCTGCAAAGCTTTAATTCCACCGTGTATCGTGTGGCGGGACTGGGAAatgattttttgttgttgttaaaaaaggaagaaaaccACGGACAAAGGAATATAAGCAGGAGCTTTGTTGTGGAATAT
This genomic window from Chiloscyllium plagiosum isolate BGI_BamShark_2017 chromosome 33, ASM401019v2, whole genome shotgun sequence contains:
- the LOC122539919 gene encoding twist-related protein 2-like: MQEDSNSPFSPVDSSSNSEGEQDSQQKRIGRKRRSGQRAHRPSTGKKGMKISPLAQSLEDIQTQRVVANVRERQRTQSLNDAFATLRKIIPTLPSDKLSKIQILKLAARYIDFLYQVLQNDELDSKVTSCNYLSHERLSYAFSVWRMEESWPLSAGP